A window of Loxodonta africana isolate mLoxAfr1 chromosome 3, mLoxAfr1.hap2, whole genome shotgun sequence genomic DNA:
GAGTAGTGCTGGATAAACCTCCAGGACCAACATTCTGTTGTCTATCCCCATTAATACATGAACTCCGAACTTCTCCAGGCCCTGCAGTGGGTGTCTGAACCAGGTGGAGTAGCATCCACTATTCCAGAGCAGCCAAGCAACTGCAGTGTCACATCCTGCCTGGAATACACTCTTGGATTGTCAGAACTACCAAGACTAGAACTCTGTCAATAAGAACAGGCTCAGTGCCCGTGTGGGACAGAAATTCCACTGCAGCTATGTTAGGTTCGGCGCTGTGGAGGCTCACCATGGCCTTGGGACCTCAGAATGATCAATCCTGCCATGCAGACTCTGCTTTTAATACCACCATTTGAGAGAGTAATTTTCTGTGGGTTGACTTGGTTAAAACTTTTCTGTGCAGCTTCCTCATCAGTAAACCAGAGTTCATGATAGTAGCATGGAGAATAAATGGGATGCAATAGAAAATGTGTCCACTACAACACTAAACACACAGTATAATCCTGATTCTGTTAAAAATATTGGTTTTCATAGGAGGACGGGtgaaaggaaataatcaaaatATCAAGAGTTGTAAAAAGagatgaaacctgttcaacatcatggtATATACAATGAACATTGTTTCTCTCCAGTATACTTACCCATACGTGTTCCAACGGATTAAGGACATCTGAAAACTTCCCCATATTCCTTACAATCATAAGGACTTCACTGTGAGTTAGTTGTTTACACAGGAAGGAATAATAACGAAAGACTTtttcacattccttacattcacaagccctctctccactgtgagttcttagaCATGTAACAAGGGATGAAGAGTGACTAGAGTCACACAATCCTTCCATTCATATCTCTGCACTGTGAGTACTGTGTGTTTAGTGAGCTTTGAGGACTGACTAAAGGCTTTAAACTCATAAGTTCTCTCTCTACTGTGGGTTGTTGAAAGATTAGTGAGGTGTGCCAACTGACTaaatgctttcccacattcatgacattcataaggcttctgtCCACTGTGTGTTCCTATATGGCTAGTTAGGGATGAGGaatgactaaaggctttcccacgtTGCTTATATTCATGAAGGCTTCTCTCCACAGCAAGTTCTTCTGTGTTTACTGAAGGATGAGGACTGACCAAAGACTTTCCCAGATTCCTGACAttcgtaaggtttctctccactgtgagttctcataTGATTAGTGAAGGATGAGGAATAACTAAAgtctttcccacattcctgacattcataaggtttttctctactgtgagttcttatatggctAGTGAAGGATGAGGACTGACTAAAGGTTTTCCTACAATGCTTACATTCATAAGACTTCTCTCCGCTGTGCATTTTTATATGGCTAGTGAGCGAGAAAGAATAACGAAAGACTtttccacattctttacattcataaggcttctctccagtgtgaattctTAAATGTTTAGTGAGTGATGTGGAACAAGTAAAGACTTtctcacattccttacattcataaggcttctctccagtgtgagttcTGGTATGTATAGCGAGGGACGAGGCCcagctaaaggctttcccacattccttacattcaaatggccaatctccactgtgagttcttgtaTGTACAGTGAAGGAAACAGAATGATTAAAggatttcccacattccttacattcatagggcttttctccactgtgaattcttacaTGTTTAATGAGGGATGAGGACTGACTAAAagatttcccacattccttacattcataaggcttctgtccactgtgagttcttatgtgTCCAGTGAGGTGTGAGGATATACTGAAGAccttcccacattgcttacaatCATAtaacttctctccactgtgagttcttacatGCGTAGTgagggaggaggcccaactaaaggctttcccacattccttacattcaaaaggcctctctccactgtgagttcttatatgtatAGCAAGAGATGAGGCCTTACTAAAggtttttccacattttttacaTTCAAATGGCCTCTTTCCATTGTGAGTTACTTTATGTATAGTGAGGCATGAGGCGTCACTAAATGCTTTCCTGCATTTCTTACATTCAAATGGCCTCTCTCCGCTGTGAGTCCTTACATGTCTAGTGAGAGTGGAAAATTGACTAAAGGTTTTTCCACAtgccttacattcataaggcttttctccactgtgagttcttatatgtctgGTGAGATATGAGGGTTGACTAAAGACTTTCCCACACTGTTTACATTCATATGACCACTCTCCATCATGAGTTTTTATTTGATTACTGATGTTTGGGGACTGGTGAAAAAATTCTGCACATTCTGAATGTTCACAAGGTTTCTCTCCAGTGCAAGTTCTTATGTGTTCGGCGAGGGATGCTGCATGACCAAAGGCTTCCACACGTTCTTTACATTCATAAGAGCACTCTCCACTATGAAATTTTTGATGTAAAGTGATCAATGAGGGACGAGTACTGGTTTTCCAACTTTCTTTACATTCACACTTATGACCTCTTACGTGTGTCCTAAAGGATGAGAAACTACAGAAATCTTCCCCACGTTCATTACACTCACAGAGTTTCTCTCCAGTGAGTGTtgtcacatgattcttaagagtTGAGCTACAAATGAAacttttcccacattccttataTTTACAGGGTTTCTCTCCATTAAGAGTTCTCATAGGAGTGCATACATAAGAGACAGAACTGTAGGGTTCTTCACATTCCTTACACTGATAGGCACTGCATCCGGTGTGAGATCTGACATGCTGCTTAAGTGACAAATGATCCATGAAGGCCTTTCCATACTCACGGCTTTCAAAAGGACTTAATTCAGGAGTAGTTGTTCTGAGCACAGTAAGAGCTGGAATCTGGCTGAAAGTATTCCCACACTGCCTGCCTTTGCTACTTTCACAAAGGTTCTTTATTGCATGTTGTCTGTTAAAAAGAAGGGCAATATGCTACTGGGAATAAGTTTGCTGCTATTTCACCATTACAAAAACAGCAAATGTGTATGTTTGGTGCCCTGAGATGTCTCATGCTTCATAGGATAAATTACCTAATAGAGATGCTACCCTTAATGACAGTGGTTTAAAAATATGAGGCTTTCTGACAACTGTGTACAAGTACAATATGTTCTGAATACTCAGTATCTGACTCACATTTATGATAACAGTATATTGTAAAAATTCTCTGAACACACGATATTAGAGATGTCTCTATCTAAACAGACAGACAAGACAGATATAGATATCTATCTATACGGTGAAattgtgagagccggaactcaacaggactgcctttttTCCGGGTCTTCCAAGTTTCTGCCTTtggcagggtgcagtcttacatTTGTAAGACTACTCTTCAGTAGTTTTAGTAGATATTcacgttttccttctctgacagttttctCTCTTACAGAGATTCtggttttcacaggttttactctatttttttttttaatgtaatgataCTTAAGACTGTCTCCTGAGGTACTGCTCTCTCTTGTGTGAATGACACTCACCTTGTATGTCTCCTTTGGTTTTTATGCTGATCTTCAATGCTTTGCGACTCACAGATTTCTCCTAACATGGATAACCAGGTGGTTTTCTTCATGATTTCCTCTGTAATATGCTCACTAGATAATTTTTCTCCATCATTAAGATCCCGAGAAACTGATGCAATGACTGAAGTGGAGGTTCACAATATGAGACAAAAAAGAAGGGAATTATTAGCAGGAAAAACAAAGCTGTGAATAAAGAAGGACTGAGGCATTTGGATGTCTGGCAATGGGCAGAAAGTAATTTACTAGGAAATACATCCACAAAGACACATGTAACATGAAAATGCACAATGTACAAGTATGAGGACAAGGGAACGGTCTTTCTCTATAAACACAGGTATGAGAAGACTGAAGAATGTCAGAAAAGTAAGCTCAGGTATCTGTGAAGGTCACTCTCCTCAATCCAAAAAGACATTTTCTAACTGATTTATTCAAATCTAATTGTTTCCATACAGGGCTAGTCTTTCAAAGGATTTTGGACTTCCTGCTGCTTCCCAACATGGTAACCATGAATGAGTCCTATCTCAACTCTCCTGGGACCTTCCTCTTGCTTATCTGGTAGAAAAAATGTGTATAGCTGACAGGTGCTCATGGAGAGAAATATATCATTGAAAAAGACAGTGAAGAACAATGAACATTTCATTTACACTGAGTAAATGCTTTGGTCTTCAGTCTCCTGAGATGAGTGGTATAAGTTTATTTTCAGGAAAATAACCATGTGAAACTTGTAATAAAAACAGTAAAACAATCTTCAAGGTTCCAAATGACAAATCTTTTCTCAGTGCCCAAGGTGCCATGGAGCCATTTCTCATACTTATGACACTTAAAAGTGCCTCAAGGCTTTTAACCacaagataaataaaaagtcatttTAATAGTTTTATACATTTATTAAGAAGCCAGAATATGTAAGCTCCACAGAGCAAATGACCATTCCTGCATTATTTATCAATGTATTTCCATTCCTCAGCCCAAGTGCTACTAGCACAGGGTCAATGAGTATGATACACTTGTCGACTAaaagcataaataaaaaaaaaatgccatccttACCAACTGTGGCTAGGTTTCTcaaggtttccatcatcacacctctgtagagtttcctctgagCAAGATTcaccaaagcccactcttcctgAGTAAAGTCCAGAGCCACATCCTCAATGACAAGTGAGTCCTAAAACATCCCACAAATTCTGGATCAGCAAGATACCATATACTCCAATGTGTGCAAAAGGAAGGGTGAGGCTGACAGTCCTGGGAAACTAAGAATTCATAAGGCAGTCAAGTTATGAATCTTTCTATGTTTGTCACCTATTTTTCAGTAACTGAACAATTGTATCATTCTCTCTGTTCCTTACATGGAAACAGGCAAGGTACTGAAAAATTAAACTAAGCTcaattgagagagagagaaaacatgaaagggttgtcctctttttcgctcaccctctactttaccaagcatgaaatccttctccagggactagtccttctcaataacatgtccaaattatgtgagacaaagtcatgggacttttgcttctaaggagcattctggcagtagtTCTTTGAAGAGATTTGCtcaatcttctggcagtccgtggtatatacaatattctttgccagcaccataatttgaaggcattgattctttgatcatccttattcattgcccagctttggcatgcatatgaagcgattgaaaataccaagctTTGGGTtaagtgcaccttagttctcaaagtgtcacttcactttttaacactttatgtagaggtcttttgcagatttgcccaaagcaatgtgttgtttgatttcttgaatgctgcttccttgggtgttgactgtggatccaagtaaaaagaaatcattGACAatgccaatcttttctccatttatcatgatgttgcttactcgctgagttgtgaggattttgttttatgttgaggtgcactcCACACTGaagaaggccgtagtctttgaacttcatcaataagtgcttcaattcctctttagtttcagcaagcaaggttgtgtcatctgcaaatcacaGGCTATTAATGACTCTAcatccaatcttgatgcccccttcttcatatagtccagtttcttgaattatttgccaagtatatagattgaataagtatagtgaaagaatacaaaaaaTGCTAAGTATATAGattaagtatagtgaaagaatgcacacctttcctcattttaaatcacacagtatccccttgttcttttggaACGAATGCCTATTAgtttatgcacaggttcctcatggatacaatcaagtgttctggaattctcattcttcacaacgttatccgtaatttgttatgatccacacagttgaatgctttgcaTAAAACAGAGCTAAACATACTCCTCAcattctttgctttcagacaagatccatctgacatcagtaatgataccccttgttccatgtcttcttccaaatccagcttgaccttctggcaattcccttttgatgtactgctgcaagctcttttgaatgatcttcagcggaattttacttgtgatattaatgatattgtttgataatttcctcattctcttAGATaatgtttctttggaatgggcaaaaatatggatctcttccagtcagttgaccaggaagctgtctcccaagtttcttggcatagatgaatgagcatttttagcactgcatccatttcctGAAACATCTTAATCAGTACTTCATCGATTCcttgagctttgtttttcgccattcccttcagtgcagcttggacttctttcttcattacCATTAGTTTTtagtcatatgctaccttctgaaatggttgaatgttgaccaattctttttggaacagtggctttatttttatttttgatgcttccggtgtcgttcaatatttttcccacagaaccCTTCAATACAGTAACTCAAAGAatgaattttctgttcagttcttttagcttgacaaaagccgagcgtgttcttatcttttggttttctatatccaggtctttgcacattttattgtaatattttactttgtcttctcaagctgccctttggaatcttctgttcagctcttttacttcatcactttttctgttcactttaggtactcaacgttcaagacaagtttcagagtctcatctggcatccatttttgccttctctttctttcctgtctttttaatgacctcttgctttcttttgctttctttatgtatgatgttgtcgatgtcattccacaactgaatacttcaaatcttttcttaagatggtctctaaattcaggtgggatatactcaagttgtattttggctctagtagacttgctctaattttcctcagttttaaCTTAAACTTGAATATGACCAACTGATGGTtggttccacagttggcccctggcctcttTCTGACTGTTGATactgagtttctccatcatctccttccacagatgtagttcatttgattcttgtgtttttcATCTGGTGAGTTCCATGTGTGTAGGTGctacttatgttgttgaaaaaaatgtatttgcaataagGAAGCCACTGgccctgcaaaattctatcatgtgatctccagcattgtttctatcaccaaggccctatttcccaataatccaatcttcttctttgtttccaactttcccattacaatcaccagtaattatctatgcatcttgattgcatgtttgatcaatttcagtttgcagaagttggtaaacttcaatttcctcatttttggcatGAGTGGTTAGtacataaatttgagtaacagtcatattaactggtcctccttgcaagcgtatggatattattccattactgacagtgttgtacttcagaacagatcttgaaattttctctttgacaatgaatgcaatgccattgtCATTCTGAACAGAGTAGACTatataacttatttaaaaaatggccaatactggcccatttcagctccctattgcctagaatattgatctttatgtgttccatgtcattttggcaatttccaattttcctagattcatactttgtcctTTCCATTTTCCACTTATTAATGCATGTTTTCAgaggtttcttctcattttgagtcatgccacatcggcaaatgaaggttccaaaagcttcagtcacccatgtcattaaggtcgactctactttgagggggcagctctttgctagtcatattttgagtacctttcaaCCAGAGAATCTCATCTTTCAACACTAtactagacaatgttccactgttattcataaggttttcactggccatttttttttttcagtggactgccaggtccttcttcctagtctgtcttagtctggaagctctggtgaaacctgtccaccatgggtgaccctgttgatatttgaatacaggtggcatagttCAGACTTCAGGACCCTTTCTGGTAATTTACTGACTCAGCAGgtagaaaatcagtaaggatgtAGTTGAACTAACAACACCTTCAATCTACTGGATCTAATTGACATTTTTAGAATATGGCATTTAGACATGGCAGAATACACAATCTTCTCAATCTCACAGGGAACGTTCACCAAAATAAACCGCAGTCTGGGCCACAAAACACATCTTAACATATTTAAATGATCAGAAATACAAATTATGCTCTCAGACCACAAAGGAATTAAACTAGATATCAGTAACAGAAAATAGCTACAAAATTTCAAAATGCTTGGAGATTAAACAACCCCCTTCAAAATAACACATGGGACAAAGAAGAAGTCTCAACAGAATGTATTTTAAACGAAGTGAAAATGAAACTACAACTTATTAAAATTTGCTGAATGCAGAGAAAGGAGTGCTTTGAGAAAATTTATAGCATTCAATTcacatattagaaaagaagaaagatataATATCAATAACCTAATCTTCCACCTTAGGAAACTAGAAAAATTGGAGCAAATTAAATTCCAAGTAAGCagaagaaataagaaaattagagaacaaatcagtgaaaatgaaaacaggaaaccaatacagaaagttaacaaaacaaaaagctggtCCTTTGTGAAAATATCCATAAAATCGACAAACCTCTAGTCAGgctaagaaaaagagagagatgacACATGTGACTAATATCAGAAATAAAAGAGGGGTTATTACTACTGATTTCATagacattaaaagaataaagtagtATCATAATCAACTCTATGCCCACAAACTTAATAACCTAGATGAAAAAGATGAATTCCTTGGACGTTACATCTCATGTAAGCATACATAAGGAGAAAGAGATAATCTGAATAGGCCTATTATCTGCTAAATAATGAAATCAGTAACTTAACACCTTCCAAAACAGAAGGCACTGGGCTGAGGTGGGTTCAATgatgagttctaccaaacatgaaGAAGACccccaaagagatggattgacacagtggcttcaacaatgggcagAAACATAGCAAGGagtgtcaggatggcacaggaccaggcagtgttttgctctgttgtatacagggttactgtaagttggaactgactcgatggctccTAACATCACCACCACCAAACACGTAATGAAGAAAGTATACCAATTCTCTGATATGtattccaaaaaatagaagcagAGGAAATACTTCCAAACTaattttatgaggccagcattacccaaacacaaaaccagacaaagatattacaaaaaacaaaaactacagaccaatatctctcatcaACATAGATGTAAGACTCCTCAAAAAATGTTAGGAAATCAAATCCAAATAGGTTTAAGAAAAATCATATGCTACAACTACGTAGGATTTATTCCATGTGAGCAAAgctgattcaacattagaaaataaactAATGTAACTCATTCCATCAAcaggttaaagaagaaaaatcacacaaaCGTATCAATACAAAAAAAAGCTCCTGACAAAACTCAACACACACTCATGATAAGACCTCTCAGCAAActgggaaaaggaaggaaaggtcctcaacttgataaagaacattTACAAAAAACTTGCAACTAACACATAATTGTTGTTGAGAAACTAGATTATTTCTGCTAAGATTGAGAACAAGGTAAGGATGTCTCCACTCAcgactcctattcaacattgtagtaGATGTCCTAGGTAACACAATAAGACaaaattaaataaagaaaagGTATTCAGACTGGTAAAAGGCTGCAGTATGATGAACTACTTAGTATGGCCTTTCTCATCATGGTCCAGTAACTCCCACCGAGGTGATTGGGAGGGGCTATgtaaataagataattgtggcccaccaagggaattggtcagttttgtcttaaaagagagccaattccagagcagagaggagagcccACTGCCACCGAAGAAGGAGAGACCCACAGGACAGAAATGCAGGAGAGACTCACAGGAGACATTTGGGCAGAGATGGAGGCCAGGAAGAAGCATATGCCTTACCCAGGAATCTggggcttgccagcctccacaactgcgtgagtgagccatttcctttatacagtTCATGAGGGCTGTAAGACACCGCAacgaattagggaacccaaagatgggagggagagtactgaggggagagggagtagttgatgttagagatgttGGAGTGGtgcagcagcttggaaaagttggacatttggagcatctttaacctctgcctcacaggaaccaTCTTTGTACTAATCCTTGTAAAAGAAACTGTTTAAGGGTATTCAGTTTTTGTTAACAGATGAAATGACTGACTATGCAGACAATCCCAAAGACTCAACAAAAAATTCCTAAAACTTGGAGGTGGtgccaagatggctaactaggtagaagctaccttggatccctcttgcaacaaagacttggaaaaacaagtgaatcgatcacatacatgacaatctatgaacactgaccatcaaacacagatctaaagagttgacctgagtgacagagactgagaacaaacaaccacggggaagcagcgactgttttcggagcctggagccagagtcccagttaggaaaccttggcgccaggctttggactgggcgcatgagagctgagcactgcatcctgagacggcgcaaacacaggacgcagccctagcccccagaagtgacctcgggggaagcccagccagtgcacgcagacagcgcagcgacgcggctgacaggaggagaagtcatcaggaggcagcgactggttttggagccaggagtgcggcatcccagctggggaaccctggtgctgggctttcgactgggagcagaggaactaaccacggcttctgagacagcgcaagcacgggacgcaggtctgaccctcgggggcaatctctacccagccagcccaAACAGTTgatgcgcccctcgggaatctcagataaaacagtcatcccaagcaagataagtaactttgtctatattccggggtgctactctctcctatttatctgaacccttaCCAggtagcttcattaacattggaattttctgagccagagagtgaagtgctctgtggtttttctttcttttctggtcttttcctaacctattctcctggcctgagagaagcagctaaaaaaacccagggaccaaaaatccttccctaattggactaaaaatacagaaccagctccagccaaacatatgtgatccacagtcttgggccttcatccctacagggaacaaggtggctattataatgcaaaggcaattctgatacggatctgactgtaattgttttagcagattactggaaagacaagtttcccaggtctgatatctctgcgtattcaacagagccctcactgacccacaacagggaactgagggctgaagctccccccagaccacctagcctcctgccttaggggtctaaggagagtgacacctaccaatctgcagaggtacttgcattgggggcctaaggtaaagctgcagagcccacccaccacggtgctttaggaatagagacacacctacctcactggcacttgggggaagcctgtcagtatcctgacccccctggagtgtgaaaccctgctgctactagaatctggtgcacacaactatcaccactacttctctaggtggataggtgacagtctgcaccacacagttGATGagccaaaatcagattctactcaagaatagtgaatggactcttagacttatatatctggtaatagcccaaaccagctggtaataggacataagtgattcaagggctaaaACAAtcgagacagcgcaatctagtagcccatctacgtatattgaaagaaaacaaaacaagataagactcagtgagcaaatatagaataaatcactacaatatcttagagatggctcagagacagcagtcgatatcaaaccacataaagaagcagaccatgattgcttctacaactccccaaactaaagaatcaaaatctttcccaaatgaagatacaatcctagaattgccagatgcagaatataaaaaactaatttacagaatgcttcaagacatcagggatgacctcagaaatgaaataaggcaatctaccacagaaaaagccaaggaacacactgataaagcagttgaagaaatcaaaaagactattcaagaacatagtggaaaaattaataagctacaagaatccatagagagacagcattcagaaatccaaaagattaatagtaAAATTACAGAGACAACgcaaaaggaagtcagaggagcagactcgaccaattggaatgcagggtgggggatctggaggacgagggaattgacaccaataaaaaataataataataataataataataataataataataataataataataataataataatagctgaagaaaaatcagataaaagaattaaaaaaaaatgaagaaaccctaaggatcatgtgggactctatcaagaagaataacttgcatgtgattggagtcccagaacagggagggaaaacagaaaatacagagagaatagttgaagatctgttggccgaaaacttccctgacatcattaaagactaaggtgcacctgacccaagccatggtgttttcagctgcttcatatgcatgtgaaagctggacaatgaataaggaaaaccaaagaagaaatgttTATCATAAAAAAGGATAACCAATTACCGGTCTtagtgaagaattttgaatatactatgtactgccaaaagaacaaacaaacctgtcttgcaagaagtatagccaaaatgctccttagaatcaaggatggcgagacaatgtctcgcatactttggacttgttatcaggagggatcagtctccggagaagaacatcatgcttggtagagggtcaacaaaaaacaggaagaccctcatcgagatggactgacacagtgactgcaacaatgggcccaagcataacaatgattgtgaggatggggcaggaccaggccctgtttttttctgttatacgtggggccactataagtcacaactgactcaaaggcatctaacaataacagcaacatagagacagtgaaaagatcagaGTTTGCCAGGGGGTCAGGGGAGAGATGGATAAGGGGAACACAGGGCATCTTTAGGGCAGTGAACCAATTCTGTACATGTCATGGTGGACACACGATATTTTATGTTTGTCAAAACCTATAGGACTAAACAATACCAAGTGTAAACCCTCATGTGAACTATGGACTATCAACATGAGGAGGTGACTAAAAGGATGGTCCCCGAAAGGAAATCAGTGGTTAATTCTGGATAGT
This region includes:
- the LOC100665267 gene encoding zinc finger protein 14-like; this encodes MLTDNDDDDDGDDVGGDDDGDDEGDYGDGDNESDLGDDGSDDMMVMKMMIWDVVVSMERIPRAEKNQTLNNSPFSHLIIIFSVITLFNIVSPTPNLHIISSMRDSLVIEDVALDFTQEEWALVNLAQRKLYRGVMMETLRNLATVVIASVSRDLNDGEKLSSEHITEEIMKKTTWLSMLGEICESQSIEDQHKNQRRHTRQHAIKNLCESSKGRQCGNTFSQIPALTVLRTTTPELSPFESREYGKAFMDHLSLKQHVRSHTGCSAYQCKECEEPYSSVSYVCTPMRTLNGEKPCKYKECGKSFICSSTLKNHVTTLTGEKLCECNERGEDFCSFSSFRTHVRGHKCECKESWKTSTRPSLITLHQKFHSGECSYECKERVEAFGHAASLAEHIRTCTGEKPCEHSECAEFFHQSPNISNQIKTHDGEWSYECKQCGKVFSQPSYLTRHIRTHSGEKPYECKACGKTFSQFSTLTRHVRTHSGERPFECKKCRKAFSDASCLTIHKVTHNGKRPFECKKCGKTFSKASSLAIHIRTHSGERPFECKECGKAFSWASSLTTHVRTHSGEKLYDCKQCGKVFSISSHLTGHIRTHSGQKPYECKECGKSFSQSSSLIKHVRIHSGEKPYECKECGKSFNHSVSFTVHTRTHSGDWPFECKECGKAFSWASSLAIHTRTHTGEKPYECKECEKVFTCSTSLTKHLRIHTGEKPYECKECGKVFRYSFSLTSHIKMHSGEKSYECKHCRKTFSQSSSFTSHIRTHSREKPYECQECGKDFSYSSSFTNHMRTHSGEKPYECQESGKVFGQSSSFSKHRRTCCGEKPS